In Actinobacillus equuli, the genomic stretch AACTATTTGCCGTTTAAAGATCAAGACGGCACGGTGTTAGACCAAGGCATTGCATTGTTCTTTAAAGCGCCGAATTCGTTTACCGGTGAAGACGTGTTAGAACTGCAAGGGCATGGCGGCCAAGTCATCTTAGATATTTTACTGAAACGCATTTTAGCGGTTAAAGGCGTGCGTATTGCCCGTGCCGGTGAGTTTTCCGAACAAGCGTTTTTAAACGATAAACTCGACCTTGCACAAGCGGAAGCGATTGCCGATTTAATTGATGCGACCAGCGAACAGGCGGCACGTTCGGCATTAAAATCGCTACAAGGCGAGTTCTCTAATAAGATTAATCAGCTAGTTGATTCGGTCATTTATCTGCGTACCTACGTGGAAGCGGCGATTGATTTTCCCGATGAAGAAATTGACTTTTTAGCTGACGGTAAAATCGAAGGGCATTTAAACGATATTATTCGCCAACTTAACGGCGTACGCAAAGAAGCGAAACAAGGTGCGATTTTACGTGAAGGGATGAAAGTGGTGATTGCCGGTCGCCCGAATGCTGGTAAATCAAGCCTGTTAAACGCTTTAGCGGGCAGAGAAGCGGCGATTGTGACCAATATCGCCGGTACCACCCGTGACGTATTGCGTGAGCATATTCATATTGACGGTATGCCGTTACATATTATTGATACCGCCGGTTTACGTGAAGCGAGCGATGAGGTTGAGAAAATCGGCATCCAACGTGCTTGGGATGAGATCGAACAGGCGGATCATGTTTTATTGATGATCGACAGCACCGAACAAACGGCCGAAGCATTTAAGACTGAATGGGCGGACTTTTTAGCCAAATTACCGCAAAACATTCCGGTTACCGTGATTCGTAACAAAGTAGATTTATCGGGCGAGGCTGAAGGCTTACAAGAGTTGGATGGCTTTACTTTGATTCGTTTATCGGCACAAACCAAAGTGGGTGTGGATTTACTGCGTGAACATCTCAAAAAATCCATGGGTTACCAAAGCTCGACTGAAGGTGGCTTCTTAGCTCGCCGCCGTCACTTACAAGCATTGGAAACCGCGGCAGAGCATTTGGAACGCGGTCATATCCAATTAACCCAATTTTTTGCCGGCGAATTACTCGCAGAAGAATTGCGTATGGTACAAAATGCGTTAAGCGAAATTACCGGTCAATTTACCTCGGATGATCTGTTGGGTAATATCTTCAGCTCATTCTGTATCGGTAAGTAATCATGAAACAAGCGGTTGCTTTTCACCAAAATTTTGCAAAAAATTTCAAGAAAATGACTGCTTGCTCTCCATTCATTATTGGTTACAATGGCTTAATTTTCATTCTTACTCGAGAACATTATGACTAAATCAATTTGCATTATTACAGGTAGTACATTAGGCGGTGCGGAATACGTTGCCGACCATCTTGAAAGCTGTTTAAAGGCGCAAGATTTTGAAGTGGAATTATTCAACCAAGCAACCTTGGCGGATATTCAGCAGCAAGCGCATTTAATTGTGGTGACTTCAACCCATGGCGCAGGTGAGTTGCCGGATAATATCAAACCGTTATTTGACGAACTGACGGCAAGCGATTTAGATCTCAGCGGTATGAAATTCGGTGTGGTCGGTTTAGGCAGTACCGATTACGACACATTCTGCCATTCGGTGGATATCGTTGAAAACAGCTTGACCGCAAAAGGTGCGAAACGGGTATGCGAATCGGTTCGCATTGATGTGGCAAATAATTTTGACCACGACGGCACCGCAGAAGAATGGCTGCCAAGTTTTGTTGAGCAGTTATAACGAACAGTTTGAAATGACAAGCGGTCGGAATTTGCAAAAAATTTGCAGATTCCGACTGCTTTTTTACGCTTAAAGCATTGCTTTTAACGCTTCGGTGAGCTGTTGATAACGCTGATATTTTTGTTGATAGGCTACGAAATTTGCCGGATTCGGTTGCACTTTTAACATTTCTGTTTTCAATGCTTGTACTTGTGAAATCTCTGCACCGGTGCCTTGCATTGCCATTAATGCTGCGCCTAAACAGCCTGTTTCTTCCACCTGCGGAATTTCCAATTGCATACCGGTTAAATCGGCGAGCATTTGCAGCCAAATCGGTGATTTGCTCGGTCCACCGGTTACACGTAATACATTTGCATTTGGGAAACGTTGCTTCATACGGTTGAGGTGGTGCATAAGACTAAACAGCACGCCTTCATAAATTGCCTGTAATAAATGCGCTTGGCTATGGTGCGCTTGCAAGCCGTAGAAGCCCGCTTGCATACCTAAGCCGGCATTCGAGCCGTATAAAAACGGCACAAATAACACGGAACTGGCTGCCGGCGGTAAACTCGCCACCTGCTGATTAATTTCCGCATAATCCAATTTCCATTGTTTCACAAACCATTCCAAATTGCCGGCAGAAGTCGGGCTGGCTTCGTGGACGATAAATTTGCCTTTTTCCGCATAGCGACCGTAAACAAACGGCAAGGTTTGAGTCGGGTCAAGATTATCAGTAATACCGCTAACAACAGACCACGTACCTAATACCGCATTCAGTTTCGTTTCGTCGTCCAAATCTGCACAACGTGCAGTTGAAACCACATCAAACAAACCGCCAACTACCGGCGTTCCCGATGCTAAGCCGGTGAGTTCGGCTGCTGATTCGGTGACATAGCCGGCAATTTGATTTGGCTTAATCACAGGCGGTAGCTTTTCTAAAATATTTTGCAAACCGAGTAAATCGGCAAGCGTTTGGTCATATTCGCCGGTTGCCATATTGTAGAGATTGCTTTCGGAAATATTGGTTTCTTCGGCAAATAATTTGCCGGTTAGACAGAAACGTAAATAGTCGTGTGACATCAGTACCGAGCCGATTTGCGCATAACGTTCCGGCTCATTGTCTTGTACCCAACGCAAAATCGAAACAGGGTGTCCGGTCCATAATGTTTGACGAGTAAGCGGATAAAGTTTTTCCGGAATACCGTCCGCCTGCCACTGTTTCACAATCGATAGAGAACGTTGGTCAGAAGACAAAATCGCTCTGCCAAGCGGTTGGTTTTGCTGATCAAGTAAAAATGCGCCTTTGCCTTGTGCCGAAATGCCCACCCCTTTGATAGCGGTCGGATTTATCCCACTTTTTGCAATAGTTTGACGTACTACCTCGGCACACACTTGCCAGAGTTGTTGCATATCTCGCTCGGCATAGCCCGCCTGTTCGCTGATAACCGCCACATTCTCACGATGAATACCGTGTAACTCACCGGTTTGGTCAAAAAGTGCGGCTTTGACAAAAGTACCGCCACAGTCTATGCCTAGGTAGTAGTTCATTTTTTGCTCCAATTATTCGAGAGGTGAAAGAGAGCCTCCCATCATTGCTATGTTTTTTATCCTAATTGTTACAAGCGGTCATTTTTGCGAAAAATTTTGCAAATCAGACCGCTTGTAATAGCTTATTTCGCTAACGCATCAATTTGTTTGATAAGGCTGTCGCCATTTTTTTCAATAAAGGCTTTGCGAGTTTCGCCTTCAACCGCCGCTTTAAATGGTGCGGTATCTAGTGTTTCGACAAATTCTACGCCGGCTTTTTTCATTTTCTCGATAATGCCTTGTTCATTATCTAAATTGAGTTGGCGTTGATATTTGCCCGCTTCAAGTGCAGCTTCACTAAGTGCTTTTTGTTGCTCTGCCGGCAGTGCATCGAATTTGGCTTTGTTTATCACCACAATCAACGGTGTATAGCCGTGATTGGTCGGGCTGAAATATTTTTGCACTTCATACAGCTTTGCCGACCATACAATGCCGATAGGGTGTTCTTGCGCATCTACCGCTTTGGTTTCTAATGCGGTATAAAGCTCGGAAAGCGGCATCGGCACCGGATTTGCGCCTAAAATAGAAAACGCTTTGATATACATCGGGTTTTGGTTGGTGCGAACTTTCAAACCTTTAATATCTTCCGGTTTGGCCACCGGATGTTTGGAGTTGGTAAAGCCACGGAAGCCCACTTCCCAGAACGCTAAACCTTTTAAGCCGTGTGCTTCGAGTTTTGCCAACAGTGTTTGTCCGATTTCACCGTCTAACACTTGGTAGGCGTGGCTGCGATCTTTAAAAATAAACGGAATATCAATCACGTTTAATTCGGAGGCAAGCCCTGTGAAGTTTGATGAGCTGGACATCGCTAAATCAATCGTACCGCCACGTACACCGCTAATTGCCGTTTGCGCATTACCGAGCGTGCTGTCGGGGAACAAGCTCAGTTTTAATCCTTTATTGGATTTTTGTTGTAATAACTCGTTAAATTTTTTGGCGGCAATATGTTGGCTGTCGGAACGTGGCGCTTCATAACCGAAACGGAAAGTGGTCTCCGCCGCCTGAACGCCGCTAAATAAAGAGAAACTCGCAACCAATGTCGCAAGTGCTTTAAGATTAAAACATTTCATAACGTTCTCCAAGAAGGTACTAAGCAGTTTCCTATACACCCTCTCCCCTTGAGGGAGAGAAGAACAAGCGGTCTGATTTACAAAAAATTTTGCAAATCAAACCGCTTGTCATGGCTTATTTAGCTAGGGCATCTACTTTTTCGACTAATTCTTTGCCGTGTTTTTCGATAAAGTCTTTACGAACTTCCGCTTCAATTGCCGCTTTAAACGGTGCGTTATCTACTTGTTCGATCACTTCTACACCGGCTTTGCGAAGTTTTTCGATAATGTCTTTTTCGTTTTTCACGTTGAGATCACGCTGGAATTGACCCGCTTCTTTTGCTGCGTCTAACACCGCTTTTTGCAATTCCGGTGTTAAGCCGTCAAATTTAGCTTTGTTCATCACGACGATTAATGGTGTGTAGCCGTGGTTGGTTAAGCTTAAATGTTTTTGCACTTCATATAATTTTGCCGACCAGAAAATACCGATTGGATGTTCTTGTGCATCCACCGCACGGGTTTCAAGTGCGGTATAAAGTTCGGAAAGCGGCATCGGTACCGGGTTGCCGCCCAATAAGCTGAATGCTTTAATGTACATTGGGTTTTGGTTGGTACGGACTTTTAAGCCTTTAATATCTTCCGGTTTATTGACGGCATGTTTTGAGTTAGAGAAGGCACGGAAGCCGACATCCCAGAACGCCAAGCCTTTTAAGCCTTGTTTTTCAAGGTCTTGTAATAAACCTTGACCGATTTCCCCGTCTAACACTTTGTAAACGTGTTCACGATCTTTAAAGATAAACGGGATATCAATCACGTTTAATTTCGGTTCTAAACCGGTGAAGTTCGGTGAACCTGACATTTCAATATCAATCGTACCGCCACGCACACCGCTGATCATGGTTTGTGCATTACCTAATGTGCTGTCCGGGAACAATTTAAGTTTAATTTCCCCTTTGGTTTTGTCTTTTAATAATTCATCAAATTTTTTCGCCGCAACGTGTTGGCTGTCGGAACGTGGTGCTTCATAACCGAAACGAAGCGAGATTTCCGCATTTGCTACACCTGAAAATGCCACTGCGCTGGCAACGAAAGCTGATAAAGTTTTTAGATTAAAAAATTTCATAGGGGTCTCCTAAGTAGGTTGGGAATTTGTTGCTTTATTACCCTCTCCCCTTGTGGGAGAGGGACAGAAAAAATAGCGTATAGCGATTTTTTCAGGGAGAGGGGAAACTATATTCAATGCAAACATTTATGAAAAATTACCGCTTATATTCCCTCTCTCTGCCAGTTCGCTGAACGCTTCACTGGCTGTCTCTCTCCCGTAAACGGGAGAGAGTAATGTTTGTTACTGCATCCAGCTTAACGGTACTAAAATTAAATCCGGTACGAATACGAAGAGCAATAATAAACCAATCATCATAAATAGATACGGCATAATGCCTTTTGCCGCTTGGTCAAACGGCAGTTTTGACACGCCGGTAATTACGTTTAATACATTACCGACCGGTGGAGTAATTAAGCCGATTGAGGTGTTAAGAATAAATAACACACCGAAGTAAACCGGGTCGATTCCCGCTTCTTCAATTAACGGCATTAACACCGGGGTTAAGATTAAAACGGTTGGAGTTAAATCCATCACCATACCGATCACGAATACCGCTAACATCACCACTAATAATAACGTTGTCGGGCTTTCGATTAACGGCTCAAGCAATTCGGTTAACATAGTCGGTAATTCCGCCACGGTAATTAACCAGCCGGTTACGTTTGCCGCTGCGACTAAGAACATTACCACTGCAGTGGTTTTGGCCGCCGCTAAAATCACTTTGTAGAGGTCTTTGAATTTCAATTCACGATAAACGAACAGTGAAACCACTAACGCATAGAAAGTTGCTACCGCACCGGCTTCGGTTGGGGTGAACATACCTGAACGGAAACCACCGATAATAATCACCGGCAACATTAACGCCCAAATACTGTTTTTAAATGAAATACAAAGTTCTTGTTTAGTCGCTTTTGAGAAGGTCATTAAATCAAGGCGTTTGGCTTGCCACCACCAGAGTGCGGCTAAACAGATACCCATCATAATGCCGGGGAAAATCCCCGCTAAGAATAATTTAGTGATAGATACGCCACTTGCTACCCCAAATACGATAAACGGAATGCTTGGCGGAATAATCGGTGCGATAATACCTGCGGTACCGATTAAACCGGCTGAGCGGTCAATCGGGTAGCCGGTGGTTTTCATCATCGGTAATAACATCGCTGCTACTGCTGCAGTATCTGCGACCGCCGAACCGGAAAGGCTCGCCATAATCATTGCGGCAAGAATTGCCACAAAGCCTAAGCCGCCGCGTTTATGACCGACTAATTTCATCGGTAAGTCGATAATACGTTTGGAAAGTCCGCCCTCATTCATAATTTCACCGGCGAGAATAAAGAACGGAATCGCCATTAACGAGAAGCTGTCTGCACCGCTAACAAGTTGTTGAGCAAGAATTTGCGCATCAAATAAATCTAAGTGAAGCATTAACGCCACACCGCAAATCAGTAATGCAAAGGCAACCGGCACACCTAAAATAATTGCGCCAAGTAATACGGCAAGGAAAATTACGACGGTCATTGCACTTCTCCCTTAACTAAAGCGGTCAAATTTGCCACCATTCTTGCAATAATCAAAATACCGATTAACACACCTGCAACCACGCTGGCGAGGAAGGTAATCCCTTGCGGTAAACCTGAAATCGGGGCGAGGTTGTTGAGGTTGAGTTGGAATTGAATCCAGCTGCCGTCCACGATGAGATAACAGCAGAATAACATCGCCGCATCGGTAAATAGTTTTAAAACGTTACGACCGATTGGCGAGAGTTTCTCAGTGAGTACGGTGACGCTAACGTGTTGGTTCTCGCTAAATGCCAATACCGCACCTAAAAAGGCGAGCCAAACGAACATATAGCGAGAAACTTCTTCGGTCACATTGATACTGCTGTTAAAGCCGTAACGCAGCACTACATTGAGAAAAACCAAAATTGACATTGCCGATAAAATAATCACGGCAAAGGCTTCAATCGCTTTTCCAACAAATTGAGCGATGGGTTTCATCTTTTGCTCCTTGATTTGATCCTAAGGCTTACGCCCTTGGCTAGATTTCTGTCATTGCAATCTTAACGACCACTTTCCTAATCGTTTCAGTGCCATTAAAAATCGCTGTTCTATGGCAATCTTCCGGGAAAAACACGGCAAAATTACCGGTTTCACAGGTAAAAATTTGCTCATTTTCGACCGCTTGATAATACTGAATATCTCGTTCCGGCAAGTAAGCGGTGTGAATCGGATTGTTACCGTTATCCACCGCAAAAGCCATTTTCTCTTTACCTTTGTGAAGATATTGCACATCTAAGTAATTACGGTGAACTTCGGGTTGGAATGCTGAAATGTCTTTGGTTTCCAAATCCAATACTTGGACGTAAATATCTCTACCTTTCAGTTCGTAAACACCCGTCTCCATCGCATCAAAGTCGGTGTTTTTTAAATAACGCAATGCGTATTGGATCGCTTCCGGATATTGCTTTGGGTTGTAGTTTGAAATGTGTCCGAAAAACATCGTTTGTTCCTCGTAAAATGTTTAAAGAATTTGACCGCTTGTATTAGTTCCTCTCTCCCGCAAGGGGAGAGAGTTATGTCATTTACAACGATTTCAATTTCGCCCATACGGTTTCATCAACCGGAATACCGTTTGCGATGTTATCGGCAAGAATGGTGGTAAACTCGTGTCCCGGTAAACGTACCGGCACATTCGGATCCGCCGGCTCGGCGGTTTTTACATAATCCATAATGCGGTTAAGTTTTTCGTCTTTGGTTTTGCCATCGATTAAACGATCCACTTCAATCGCGATAAACACCTGTGAAACACAGTATTCATCATCTTTATCTTCGGTTACCGAA encodes the following:
- the mnmE gene encoding tRNA uridine-5-carboxymethylaminomethyl(34) synthesis GTPase MnmE — translated: MKDTIVAQATPIGRGGVGILRISGPLAQEVAKEVLGKELNPRLANYLPFKDQDGTVLDQGIALFFKAPNSFTGEDVLELQGHGGQVILDILLKRILAVKGVRIARAGEFSEQAFLNDKLDLAQAEAIADLIDATSEQAARSALKSLQGEFSNKINQLVDSVIYLRTYVEAAIDFPDEEIDFLADGKIEGHLNDIIRQLNGVRKEAKQGAILREGMKVVIAGRPNAGKSSLLNALAGREAAIVTNIAGTTRDVLREHIHIDGMPLHIIDTAGLREASDEVEKIGIQRAWDEIEQADHVLLMIDSTEQTAEAFKTEWADFLAKLPQNIPVTVIRNKVDLSGEAEGLQELDGFTLIRLSAQTKVGVDLLREHLKKSMGYQSSTEGGFLARRRHLQALETAAEHLERGHIQLTQFFAGELLAEELRMVQNALSEITGQFTSDDLLGNIFSSFCIGK
- the mioC gene encoding FMN-binding protein MioC, translated to MTKSICIITGSTLGGAEYVADHLESCLKAQDFEVELFNQATLADIQQQAHLIVVTSTHGAGELPDNIKPLFDELTASDLDLSGMKFGVVGLGSTDYDTFCHSVDIVENSLTAKGAKRVCESVRIDVANNFDHDGTAEEWLPSFVEQL
- a CDS encoding FGGY-family carbohydrate kinase, yielding MNYYLGIDCGGTFVKAALFDQTGELHGIHRENVAVISEQAGYAERDMQQLWQVCAEVVRQTIAKSGINPTAIKGVGISAQGKGAFLLDQQNQPLGRAILSSDQRSLSIVKQWQADGIPEKLYPLTRQTLWTGHPVSILRWVQDNEPERYAQIGSVLMSHDYLRFCLTGKLFAEETNISESNLYNMATGEYDQTLADLLGLQNILEKLPPVIKPNQIAGYVTESAAELTGLASGTPVVGGLFDVVSTARCADLDDETKLNAVLGTWSVVSGITDNLDPTQTLPFVYGRYAEKGKFIVHEASPTSAGNLEWFVKQWKLDYAEINQQVASLPPAASSVLFVPFLYGSNAGLGMQAGFYGLQAHHSQAHLLQAIYEGVLFSLMHHLNRMKQRFPNANVLRVTGGPSKSPIWLQMLADLTGMQLEIPQVEETGCLGAALMAMQGTGAEISQVQALKTEMLKVQPNPANFVAYQQKYQRYQQLTEALKAML
- a CDS encoding TRAP transporter substrate-binding protein → MKCFNLKALATLVASFSLFSGVQAAETTFRFGYEAPRSDSQHIAAKKFNELLQQKSNKGLKLSLFPDSTLGNAQTAISGVRGGTIDLAMSSSSNFTGLASELNVIDIPFIFKDRSHAYQVLDGEIGQTLLAKLEAHGLKGLAFWEVGFRGFTNSKHPVAKPEDIKGLKVRTNQNPMYIKAFSILGANPVPMPLSELYTALETKAVDAQEHPIGIVWSAKLYEVQKYFSPTNHGYTPLIVVINKAKFDALPAEQQKALSEAALEAGKYQRQLNLDNEQGIIEKMKKAGVEFVETLDTAPFKAAVEGETRKAFIEKNGDSLIKQIDALAK
- a CDS encoding TRAP transporter substrate-binding protein yields the protein MKFFNLKTLSAFVASAVAFSGVANAEISLRFGYEAPRSDSQHVAAKKFDELLKDKTKGEIKLKLFPDSTLGNAQTMISGVRGGTIDIEMSGSPNFTGLEPKLNVIDIPFIFKDREHVYKVLDGEIGQGLLQDLEKQGLKGLAFWDVGFRAFSNSKHAVNKPEDIKGLKVRTNQNPMYIKAFSLLGGNPVPMPLSELYTALETRAVDAQEHPIGIFWSAKLYEVQKHLSLTNHGYTPLIVVMNKAKFDGLTPELQKAVLDAAKEAGQFQRDLNVKNEKDIIEKLRKAGVEVIEQVDNAPFKAAIEAEVRKDFIEKHGKELVEKVDALAK
- a CDS encoding TRAP transporter large permease subunit — translated: MTVVIFLAVLLGAIILGVPVAFALLICGVALMLHLDLFDAQILAQQLVSGADSFSLMAIPFFILAGEIMNEGGLSKRIIDLPMKLVGHKRGGLGFVAILAAMIMASLSGSAVADTAAVAAMLLPMMKTTGYPIDRSAGLIGTAGIIAPIIPPSIPFIVFGVASGVSITKLFLAGIFPGIMMGICLAALWWWQAKRLDLMTFSKATKQELCISFKNSIWALMLPVIIIGGFRSGMFTPTEAGAVATFYALVVSLFVYRELKFKDLYKVILAAAKTTAVVMFLVAAANVTGWLITVAELPTMLTELLEPLIESPTTLLLVVMLAVFVIGMVMDLTPTVLILTPVLMPLIEEAGIDPVYFGVLFILNTSIGLITPPVGNVLNVITGVSKLPFDQAAKGIMPYLFMMIGLLLLFVFVPDLILVPLSWMQ
- a CDS encoding TRAP transporter small permease; this encodes MKPIAQFVGKAIEAFAVIILSAMSILVFLNVVLRYGFNSSINVTEEVSRYMFVWLAFLGAVLAFSENQHVSVTVLTEKLSPIGRNVLKLFTDAAMLFCCYLIVDGSWIQFQLNLNNLAPISGLPQGITFLASVVAGVLIGILIIARMVANLTALVKGEVQ
- a CDS encoding YhcH/YjgK/YiaL family protein, giving the protein MFFGHISNYNPKQYPEAIQYALRYLKNTDFDAMETGVYELKGRDIYVQVLDLETKDISAFQPEVHRNYLDVQYLHKGKEKMAFAVDNGNNPIHTAYLPERDIQYYQAVENEQIFTCETGNFAVFFPEDCHRTAIFNGTETIRKVVVKIAMTEI